The following are encoded in a window of Flavobacteriales bacterium genomic DNA:
- a CDS encoding response regulator transcription factor, whose protein sequence is MTNSILIVEDDPFISISLEGLLKNNHYHVVDSIDNAEDAYNFCKNEQVDLILLDIRLSGEKTGLWLEKELKKIYYSAKIIFLTAFNDQETIDGILNSEADIYLTKPINRKSLISNIQLVLKQKTEKSIYTIAEGKKKHQLDIRSVLFIKSDGNYLIIHQQNGNKITLRKKLKEIQKEITCTQLIRVHQSFLVNKNFVTTISSTHIFVEQNKIPISKPYRGKVRTFFRHE, encoded by the coding sequence ATGACGAATTCAATTTTAATAGTAGAGGATGATCCATTCATCTCAATTAGCTTAGAGGGACTTTTGAAAAATAATCATTACCATGTGGTAGATAGCATTGATAATGCAGAAGACGCTTATAATTTTTGCAAAAATGAGCAAGTAGATCTAATCTTATTGGATATAAGGTTAAGTGGTGAAAAAACGGGACTTTGGTTAGAGAAGGAGTTAAAAAAAATATACTATTCTGCCAAGATTATTTTTCTAACGGCATTTAATGACCAAGAAACGATTGACGGAATACTTAATTCTGAAGCCGATATCTATCTAACAAAACCTATTAATAGAAAATCACTTATTTCTAATATTCAGCTCGTATTAAAGCAAAAAACAGAAAAATCTATTTACACTATAGCTGAAGGAAAGAAAAAACACCAACTCGATATCAGATCTGTTCTTTTTATCAAAAGTGATGGTAATTACTTAATTATTCATCAGCAGAACGGAAATAAAATTACGCTTAGAAAAAAGCTAAAAGAAATTCAAAAAGAAATCACTTGTACTCAACTTATAAGAGTTCATCAAAGTTTTTTGGTAAACAAAAATTTTGTAACCACAATTTCCAGCACTCATATTTTTGTAGAGCAAAATAAAATTCCTATTTCAAAACCTTATCGAGGGAAAGTTAGAACTTTTTTTAGACATGAATAG